The sequence CCGGCTCGTCCACCAGTACACCGGTTTGCGATTGTCAATTGGCATAGTCCTCCTGAGCATTGTCACGTCACATGCTCGTGTTAGGACATCGGATAACTCATCACCACTAAGGCCGATTTTCCCACCGTAgtgattcttccagcagttctggGTCGAGCTGCGAGGTACGCCATAAATTGTTAAATAACATTGttaaaaaatcttagaattACAAATAAGATACATGACCGAATGTACATCTAAGTCATTCCAAATTGAAGGTAGAAAGCCAATGCATAAACTAGGAACCCTAGACCCCAGCCAGAATGTCTGTAGGGCATGTTATGCTTCTTATCAAATAGAATATTACGAAATTAACTTCggcctgaaaaaaaatcctttaagcACGATCCATAAGAATTTGTAATATCTTCATAGTAGATATGAacatgaaaaatatatttagcGTTCGTAATagaatacaaaaatatgagtctTAAAATATAGCTATAAAAAAAGCAGTCGCGTATTGGGCTTCGTAACGATATTGTTGTTATTATGAATGCGTGTTGCGTTTTCTGGTTTACTGTTACTAACACGGTGCTCAGCACCATCCTTCACATAATTGTGCCTATCTATTAGTTAGGGTCAGCATCCGGCCCATGTTCCTCCTCCGAATGTTTGCTCATGGCGGCCCTTTCACCATGTCCGTTCTTATGATCGGTGGTCTCTCTGATTTCTGTCGATTACTGGTTGGATCCAACTTTTTGTTCGCCAACTTGTACGCTGAATTGTTTTGCCGATCGTGAAGTTCATGTCCGCCTTTTGGCTTCGTGATACACATCAAGCACAAGCACCCTCGTCCGCAGCGACGTTTTTTCTTCGTGCTTTGGTCAGCGATTAGGGGAGTTCGCTCCGATTGGTTCGTTTGTAGCGGATGAAACTCGTCTTCTTCAGTGTCGGAGAATGGTGGTACTGGTCTGCTGGTTGTTGGCTCTTGATGGTTTTTGTCTCGTCGTAATGGAGGCCTAAAGGGTCTCCATCCACTtcctgaaattataaaaatttagaataTAATTAAGTCAGACCGTGAATCGGTTAACAAAAGCTTACCACTGGTTTCTGACGGATTGGGCCGTTTCTCCATCGTCAGCAGTACTTCTTCGTCTGACAGATCTTCTCTTCGCGTTAGGTATTTTCTACGACTCGGTGGCTTGAAGTGTTCCTTTTTGACAGCGGCTTTTCGTTTCATCGTTTTTCTATTCATACTAATCTTGACCGATATGACGATaatcaaaatcagaaagaaGAGTACAAAAAAGAGAGTTGCCGTTAGGACCTTTATCCGGTTCCAACGTCGTTCATCTTCTGTCAATTCGTCTTGATCTTCATTTTCCGTTTCCGATGGTGGATCGTCGGACCCCAACAAGGTAGCGAACAATCCCCTGGGGGCAGAACTAAACTCATTTGCATCTTCAGCGACAGATTTCTTAACAAATGAATTAACAGCGATATCAGCTTCGAATGATTTCTTGATTCGTAGAATTGACTCCAAACCAGGATAGAAAGCGGCATCCAAAAGGCATTTAGTCAAATTTTCATCGATCCACCGAATATATCTGGTGGCAAACTGAATGGTTTGCTTTCCAGTGGGTGTACAGTGTAGGACGGTTTCCGCATAAATTCTAAGCACCGACAAAGAAGCCTTAGTCCGAGGATCGTATACTTGTCTTGACTTTAGCGGAACCCACAACGATATAGCTTTATGAGATTCATCATCAAGTTCTATCTTTGGAAGAGGGATTTCAGCATTCGAGGCAAAAACTAACTCTGAACAATTTGTGTAGATTTGATATGACTTAAGAACCTGAACGTATGGTTGAACTGCGCTAGGATCAAGCCTTGGATGAGACCAACCATAACCATCCGTATCGAGTCGCAATTTCACTTGCTTATAATACTTCTGGACGCTTTTTACCTGCGGGTAGCTTACGTTTCCGGAgtaaaaacagtattttgtcACTGGAAACAGATAACTGTGCAAATAGTCCCCTACAGTATCGTACCAAGCGGCAACGACCTTATCATTTTTTGATATCAACTTGTCCACCACTCTACCAACGGAAGTGAAGTACAGTAGAAGACTTTGCACAACATCATCGGATAGAGATTCGAATCGTTTCTTTCGGTACGGCATGAGGTCCTATGAAAagtcaattatttaaattggtGAAAATAATCACTTCTGCCGGCGTTGTTCACCTACTTGGAATATCCGCTTGGCTTCCATCATTGTTGGGTCATTCGAATCGAAACATCTCCCGACGCTGTTAAATAATACGGTTCCGTATGCAAACTGATCTTCTGTAACCGCGGCAAAACTCATACTTTGCATACTCGCGCCTAGCAGCAAGAGCAacaagaaatagaaatagactCGCAACAATGTTCCTCGTGTCCAATCAACAGAGACTATATGCATTATTCCGTATCATTTTCTCACTCTGCTGTTGGTCTTTCTATCAGCCAAGAATAATATGCGATAGGAACGAAACCATGAAACGTCAAACGAAACTGTTTTTTCATTAGAACGCCTGCTGCGTCAGCTTAGTAGTCTAGGATCACAAACTAGGATCCTAGCCTGGAATGATTACCGCTTCAAATATCTTCAAATCTAGCTTTGAATTAGGTGGGTACTAACTTTCGTAATTTGAATTCAAAATATGATCTATTTAAATGCTTTTTCGTTTCTAATTGCTTTTTCGTTTCTAAGGAATTCTAATATGTATACATATTACATATTAAACTCCTTAGAAGCAAAAAGCAATGAAGATTTATGTATACATATTCTTATGATTTCGGTGATCGCATTGACTGATCTGgcattcatttaatttatttagcttacatctaaacagataacactgaatcatcaattgaccgcatcgtgctttcgtgctgtgcggttctttctctcgttGCGGaaagaagtttttaatactacccgaagctattttaatttcaacggtgcttcttagcgctatttgtacccactgatcccgttacgatctttgcaaggacccgtgctttcgttttacgttggacccgtttgcggaagtaaaattccgacaagcggtggtaatcctgcagggacaccgttctgggaaaaaacctcttagaaggtcacgtctccacgttcagcaatgagcattaataaaaacaagaggaagggggagtctctgaattctccacttccttcaaagaaacaaggtttcaagaccgtcctgcccaagcgcagaaaaaatagaaggaagctggaaacttcagatattccttctaaacctaatgttgacattgtttcttctcctatcgaactgagcaatcagttcgatttgattaatgatgaaattgagcaaatcgaatatacctctagcccaggtgattcgattcatgcgaaaaagcaaagaattccgccaattgtggtatctgttgccgagttttctggcttccggaatgagattttgagtaaccttcaggggatcaaggtttcatttcagattgctaggaagggtgactgccgcgttttgcctggatcctttgacgatcgcaaacgtcttcttcagtatttaactgagaagcgccataaattcttcacatacgacgacaaaactgagcgattgttcaaagtcgtcttgaaaggtctccccagtgatgacaaatcactggatgagattaaaattaaaatttctcaattacttggattttcaccagttcaagtaattaagatgaaaaagaaatcccacccgGTACTCCCCAGagaggcatttctcaagaattttatttagttcattttaacaaaagtgaactaaataatatgaaaagtttggaaaaggcctgtattatgtcccatgtccgtgttacatgggaacatttccgcaggcctgggggaaatttccaaaaccccacccagtgccgtaagtgccaaaaatggggtcatggaaccaaacattgtcacatggatgctaaatgcatgatttgtggtggaacctctcacgccaaggacgcatgtcctgtgagagaagattccaataaatttaagtgcgcaaattgtgggggcaatcataaatccaatttctgggaatgcccttcacgcaaaaaagttttgaattcccgtgcaaaattgatgacgggaaattccaatcggatcccagattcgacgggtagaaatttttcaaacgctcaaatttcgaaaccggttaccggtcgagcaattcatacccaccacaattcacaaacaaattttgccgctcgtcaacgggtagtaagcacttcagtaaattccaatttttcgaatgtacctacgtatgcaaacatcgctgctggtagacaaaatttctcttctcaaaatgaggtttatacccatgtcccaacggaaaataatggtcatgttgccgattcaggtagcatgactgcttccgattttgatttttaactgaacaattgcatcacatgattgatgcaatgttcaaagcaaataccattcctgaagctgttcaggttggtataaagtacacacaaaaaattgttatcggactccgtttcaatggatccaaataattgtgtgaaagttctaaattggaatgcccgctctctaaagggtaaggaagattaattattcaacttcctttcagttcataatgtgcatattgccattataactgaaacgtatttaaaaccaggactctccattaaaagagatccaaactattttatctac comes from Armigeres subalbatus isolate Guangzhou_Male chromosome 2, GZ_Asu_2, whole genome shotgun sequence and encodes:
- the LOC134216128 gene encoding uncharacterized protein LOC134216128 isoform X1; translated protein: MHIVSVDWTRGTLLRVYFYFLLLLLLGASMQSMSFAAVTEDQFAYGTVLFNSVGRCFDSNDPTMMEAKRIFQDLMPYRKKRFESLSDDVVQSLLLYFTSVGRVVDKLISKNDKVVAAWYDTVGDYLHSYLFPVTKYCFYSGNVSYPQVKSVQKYYKQVKLRLDTDGYGWSHPRLDPSAVQPYVQVLKSYQIYTNCSELVFASNAEIPLPKIELDDESHKAISLWVPLKSRQVYDPRTKASLSVLRIYAETVLHCTPTGKQTIQFATRYIRWIDENLTKCLLDAAFYPGLESILRIKKSFEADIAVNSFVKKSVAEDANEFSSAPRGLFATLLGSDDPPSETENEDQDELTEDERRWNRIKVLTATLFFVLFFLILIIVISVKISMNRKTMKRKAAVKKEHFKPPSRRKYLTRREDLSDEEVLLTMEKRPNPSETSGSGWRPFRPPLRRDKNHQEPTTSRPVPPFSDTEEDEFHPLQTNQSERTPLIADQSTKKKRRCGRGCLCLMCITKPKGGHELHDRQNNSAYKLANKKLDPTSNRQKSERPPIIRTDMVKGPP
- the LOC134216128 gene encoding uncharacterized protein LOC134216128 isoform X2 — encoded protein: MPYRKKRFESLSDDVVQSLLLYFTSVGRVVDKLISKNDKVVAAWYDTVGDYLHSYLFPVTKYCFYSGNVSYPQVKSVQKYYKQVKLRLDTDGYGWSHPRLDPSAVQPYVQVLKSYQIYTNCSELVFASNAEIPLPKIELDDESHKAISLWVPLKSRQVYDPRTKASLSVLRIYAETVLHCTPTGKQTIQFATRYIRWIDENLTKCLLDAAFYPGLESILRIKKSFEADIAVNSFVKKSVAEDANEFSSAPRGLFATLLGSDDPPSETENEDQDELTEDERRWNRIKVLTATLFFVLFFLILIIVISVKISMNRKTMKRKAAVKKEHFKPPSRRKYLTRREDLSDEEVLLTMEKRPNPSETSGSGWRPFRPPLRRDKNHQEPTTSRPVPPFSDTEEDEFHPLQTNQSERTPLIADQSTKKKRRCGRGCLCLMCITKPKGGHELHDRQNNSAYKLANKKLDPTSNRQKSERPPIIRTDMVKGPP